From Pelotomaculum schinkii, one genomic window encodes:
- a CDS encoding PrgI family protein, protein MAYVNVPNDLSKIKTKVAFNLTKRQLICFGGAAAVGIPAYLFTRSAIGNTGAMLLMIALMLPCFLIAMYERDGLPFEKVVRNIVRATLLWPRTRPYKTDNLYSYFSDSRKEVTRLEAGKKETARSRQKR, encoded by the coding sequence ATGGCCTATGTGAATGTACCAAACGATCTATCGAAAATAAAAACCAAAGTAGCGTTTAATCTCACCAAGCGTCAGCTTATCTGTTTTGGCGGCGCGGCGGCAGTCGGTATCCCGGCCTATCTTTTTACCCGTTCCGCTATCGGCAACACAGGGGCTATGCTCCTGATGATTGCCCTCATGCTCCCGTGCTTCCTGATTGCCATGTATGAGCGTGACGGGCTTCCCTTTGAAAAGGTTGTGCGGAATATCGTCCGTGCCACCTTACTATGGCCCCGGACGAGGCCGTACAAGACAGATAACCTTTACAGCTATTTCAGCGATTCCCGAAAGGAGGTAACACGGCTTGAAGCAGGCAAAAAAGAAACCGCCCGTTCCCGCCAAAAGCGGTAA
- a CDS encoding VirB4-like conjugal transfer ATPase, CD1110 family codes for MKQAKKKPPVPAKSGKKKRGPQTAQQTIPYKEMFRDGICKVREGFYTKTIEYEDINYSVASTDDQATIFDGYCAFLNYFDSALPFQLSFINHRSRPENRYNVNIPPQDDDFNSIRCEFTDMLTNQIAKSNNGIMRSKYITFGIHADSIGTARPRLERVEADVTGNYKRLGVQSASLNGRERLEVLHSQLHPGGREPFFFSWDMIPKTGMGTKDFIAPTSFDFQQSRAFRVGTTWGAASYMQIMASELSDKLLTELLEVDAEMTITLHVQTVDQTKAVKTVKAKLTDIERMKVDEQKKAARSGYDIDILPPDLLTYGKDAAALLADLQSRNERMFLLTFLVVNTAPTKQQLENDIFTVSGITQKYNCFLKRLDFQQEQGYLSSLILGDNAIEIQRGMTTSSTAIFVPFMTQELRMGGQALYYGMNALSHNVIMADRKKLKSANGLYLGSTGSGKSFAAKRELINVFLTTKDRIIIVDPMGEYAPLVKRLGGQVIDISPDSPLGNYINPMDIQMSMADEDSPLSMKADFLLSLCELILGGKDGLQPIEKTVIDRCVRLVYRELALGIGDGKIPLLQDLYETLCKQMEPEARRVATALELYCTGSLNLFNHHTNVSLDKRVVCIVLKGMGENLRKIAMHITNELVIQAVNTNFAAGLATWCFFDEFHILLQDALSAGYFVRVWKMLRKKGCVPSALTQNVKDLLASREIENILENSDFMILLSQAQGDRAILAKQLGISEHQLSYIAHSNSGEGLLFFGNTTIPFVDRFPKNTEIYRLLTTRPEDIAKEASNA; via the coding sequence TTGAAGCAGGCAAAAAAGAAACCGCCCGTTCCCGCCAAAAGCGGTAAGAAAAAGCGCGGGCCGCAGACGGCACAGCAGACTATTCCCTATAAAGAAATGTTCCGTGACGGTATCTGCAAGGTGCGGGAGGGTTTTTACACCAAAACCATTGAATACGAGGACATCAATTATTCCGTAGCTTCCACCGACGATCAGGCTACGATTTTTGACGGCTACTGTGCATTTCTCAATTATTTTGACAGTGCCCTGCCGTTCCAGCTTTCCTTCATCAACCACCGTTCCCGCCCGGAAAACCGCTATAACGTGAACATTCCCCCGCAGGACGATGATTTTAACAGCATTCGGTGCGAATTTACCGACATGCTGACCAATCAGATTGCCAAGAGCAACAATGGCATTATGCGCTCCAAATACATTACCTTCGGCATCCATGCGGACAGCATCGGGACGGCAAGACCCCGGTTAGAGCGTGTGGAGGCCGATGTGACCGGAAACTACAAAAGGCTTGGCGTACAGTCGGCTTCCCTCAATGGACGGGAACGCTTGGAGGTGCTGCACAGCCAGCTACACCCCGGAGGCCGGGAGCCGTTTTTCTTCTCATGGGATATGATTCCGAAAACGGGCATGGGGACAAAGGATTTTATCGCTCCCACGTCCTTTGACTTTCAGCAAAGCCGCGCCTTTCGTGTGGGAACCACATGGGGCGCGGCTTCCTACATGCAAATCATGGCCTCCGAGCTTTCCGACAAGCTCCTTACGGAGCTGTTGGAGGTAGACGCGGAAATGACCATCACCCTGCATGTGCAGACCGTTGATCAGACCAAAGCGGTGAAAACGGTCAAGGCAAAGCTGACAGACATTGAGCGCATGAAGGTGGACGAACAGAAAAAGGCGGCGCGCTCCGGGTATGACATTGACATTTTGCCGCCCGACCTTCTCACCTACGGTAAGGACGCGGCGGCGCTTTTAGCGGATTTGCAGAGCCGCAACGAGCGGATGTTTCTGCTTACCTTCCTTGTGGTGAATACGGCCCCGACAAAGCAGCAGCTTGAAAATGATATTTTCACCGTATCGGGCATTACACAGAAATACAACTGTTTTCTCAAAAGGTTGGATTTTCAGCAGGAGCAAGGGTATCTGTCGAGCCTGATTCTTGGCGATAACGCCATTGAGATACAGCGCGGCATGACTACAAGCTCCACGGCAATTTTTGTTCCCTTTATGACGCAGGAGCTTCGCATGGGCGGGCAAGCGCTGTATTACGGTATGAACGCCCTTTCCCACAACGTTATCATGGCAGACCGCAAAAAACTGAAATCCGCCAACGGCCTGTATCTTGGCTCCACCGGCTCCGGCAAGAGCTTTGCCGCCAAACGGGAGCTGATTAACGTTTTCCTCACCACCAAAGACCGGATTATCATTGTAGACCCGATGGGCGAATATGCCCCGCTGGTGAAGCGGCTTGGGGGACAGGTCATTGACATTTCCCCTGACAGCCCTCTTGGAAATTACATCAATCCGATGGATATTCAAATGAGCATGGCAGACGAGGACAGCCCCCTTTCCATGAAAGCGGATTTTCTGTTGTCCCTGTGCGAACTGATTTTAGGCGGTAAGGACGGCTTGCAACCCATTGAAAAAACGGTCATTGACCGCTGTGTGCGTCTGGTGTACCGGGAGCTTGCCCTTGGCATCGGGGATGGGAAAATACCGCTTCTGCAAGACCTGTACGAAACTCTTTGCAAACAGATGGAGCCGGAAGCCAGACGGGTAGCAACCGCACTGGAGCTTTACTGCACCGGCTCCCTAAACCTCTTTAACCATCATACCAATGTAAGCCTTGATAAGCGCGTGGTGTGCATCGTGCTAAAGGGCATGGGGGAAAATCTGCGTAAAATCGCTATGCACATCACCAACGAGCTTGTGATACAGGCGGTCAATACCAACTTTGCCGCAGGGCTTGCGACCTGGTGCTTTTTCGATGAATTTCATATCCTCCTGCAAGACGCATTGAGCGCGGGTTATTTCGTCCGTGTCTGGAAGATGCTTCGTAAGAAAGGCTGTGTACCGAGCGCACTTACACAGAATGTGAAAGACCTTTTAGCCAGCCGGGAGATAGAAAATATCCTTGAAAACAGTGATTTTATGATCCTGCTTTCACAGGCGCAGGGCGACCGGGCCATACTCGCCAAACAGCTTGGTATCTCCGAACATCAGCTATCCTATATCGCCCACAGCAATTCCGGTGAGGGACTTTTATTCTTCGGGAATACCACCATTCCCTTTGTTGACCGCTTTCCGAAGAATACCGAGATTTACAGGCTGCTCACCACCCGCCCGGAGGACATAGCGAAGGAGGCTTCCAATGCGTGA
- a CDS encoding cobalamin biosynthesis protein CobQ — MSSKIYTVWGGKHSGKTTFVVSLACALSKSDKLVGLISSNLTYGELQTFFGQSVPEEKGIFEALSEKSPNIGERFSEYTESKNLFFLSVPTSYTGMLSENVTLEETEQLINAASLVFDILIIDGAAEINNPVSGVGLWLSNAIFTLHRPSIAAQMWYRCVSDFMRELHITEKQKHILLAPNGEFDTKTYQDMMQLPFPYELPYIKSAGELENAGTPLYFASDRPCRRYGRVTEQIAGKICGGGKT; from the coding sequence ATGAGCAGTAAAATTTATACGGTTTGGGGCGGGAAACACAGCGGCAAAACCACCTTCGTGGTCAGCCTTGCCTGCGCCCTCTCTAAAAGTGATAAGCTGGTGGGCCTGATTTCCTCCAATCTCACCTATGGGGAATTGCAGACCTTTTTTGGCCAGAGCGTTCCCGAAGAAAAAGGCATCTTTGAAGCATTGAGCGAAAAAAGCCCCAATATCGGGGAACGGTTTTCGGAGTATACGGAAAGCAAAAACCTGTTTTTCCTTTCCGTTCCTACCTCATATACCGGGATGCTTTCCGAAAATGTGACCCTTGAAGAAACGGAACAACTGATCAATGCCGCCTCCCTTGTGTTTGACATTCTGATTATCGACGGAGCCGCCGAGATTAACAATCCTGTTTCCGGCGTTGGCCTGTGGCTCTCCAACGCCATTTTCACCCTGCACAGGCCGTCTATCGCGGCGCAGATGTGGTACAGGTGCGTTTCAGACTTTATGCGGGAGCTTCATATCACGGAAAAGCAAAAACATATTCTGCTGGCTCCCAATGGTGAATTTGATACCAAAACCTATCAGGATATGATGCAGTTGCCGTTCCCCTATGAGCTTCCCTATATCAAAAGCGCGGGTGAGTTGGAAAATGCGGGAACCCCTTTGTATTTTGCCAGTGACCGCCCATGCAGACGCTACGGCAGAGTGACGGAACAGATCGCCGGGAAAATCTGCGGAGGTGGTAAGACATGA
- a CDS encoding TadE/TadG family type IV pilus assembly protein, translating into MGAIKRTLQNRRGDAFVFILILVFFILTLAVILIEYFRMESLYQQVEYVLQRGVNSAVEYAMKDEYRRDGYALMDTELAKETLYDYLHESMELDSGLNKYAGDEWVYELEIENLHATESPPRLTLDGVIKTHSIFAFLPGEIELPFSISSVNTQITEGGSQ; encoded by the coding sequence GTGGGTGCTATCAAGCGAACCCTGCAAAACCGCAGAGGCGATGCCTTTGTGTTTATCCTGATTCTCGTCTTTTTTATCCTGACCCTTGCCGTTATCCTGATTGAATATTTCCGCATGGAGAGCTTATATCAACAAGTCGAATATGTTCTCCAGCGCGGCGTAAACAGTGCCGTGGAATATGCCATGAAGGACGAATACCGCAGGGACGGCTATGCTCTTATGGATACGGAGCTTGCAAAAGAAACGCTGTATGACTACCTGCATGAGAGCATGGAACTGGATTCCGGGCTGAACAAATATGCCGGGGACGAGTGGGTATATGAATTGGAAATTGAAAATCTTCACGCAACGGAAAGCCCGCCCCGGCTGACGCTGGACGGGGTAATAAAGACGCACAGTATTTTTGCTTTCCTGCCCGGCGAAATAGAGCTGCCCTTTTCCATTTCCAGCGTCAACACACAAATTACGGAAGGAGGTTCCCAATGA
- a CDS encoding MT-A70 family methyltransferase gives MARSQKGGFTTIPREQFNIIYADPPWRYANKGGQGVAENHYPTMSCDEICALPVAELATKDSALFLWATFPQLPEALRVISAWGFRFKTVAFVWLKQNRKAKTWFYGMGFWTRSNAEICLLATRGHPKRRDKSIHQFIISPIEAHSKKPDEARERIVRLMGDLPRVELFARQETEGWQVWGNEITNSITI, from the coding sequence TTGGCCCGAAGTCAGAAAGGGGGCTTCACCACGATTCCAAGAGAACAATTCAACATCATATACGCCGATCCGCCGTGGCGGTACGCCAACAAAGGCGGTCAGGGCGTAGCCGAAAATCATTACCCCACCATGAGCTGTGATGAAATATGCGCGCTTCCTGTGGCAGAGCTTGCCACAAAGGACAGCGCGCTTTTTCTATGGGCAACCTTCCCGCAACTGCCGGAAGCCCTGCGCGTCATTTCCGCGTGGGGCTTTCGGTTCAAAACAGTAGCGTTCGTATGGCTCAAGCAGAACCGCAAGGCAAAAACGTGGTTTTACGGTATGGGGTTTTGGACACGGAGCAATGCGGAAATCTGCCTGCTGGCGACACGGGGCCATCCCAAGCGGCGGGATAAAAGCATCCATCAGTTTATCATTTCCCCCATAGAGGCCCACAGCAAAAAGCCCGACGAGGCACGGGAACGCATTGTGCGGCTCATGGGCGACCTGCCCCGCGTGGAGCTTTTCGCCAGACAAGAAACCGAAGGCTGGCAGGTTTGGGGAAATGAGATCACAAACAGCATTACGATTTGA
- a CDS encoding ATPase, T2SS/T4P/T4SS family has protein sequence MNSKFSVNDLIYRANKRRSDSGESSKAQDYGEILDKLQRLIAKHHSAELAEVLYSKEAEGKLKDLIMRYLNQEQLVAKDLRNISELVDAVYYDMAGMGLLSPYLQDADTEEINIDGSGGVWVLYRDKKIRLKETFSNAEACANIVRKMSRFGNVILDGSKPLGDSFIAKGIRMSGAITPCVDPDAGAIASIRKQKPLLITRENLIEWETATPDELDFLTMCVNHGVSIGIAGATGSGKTADMGYILSCVPEAKRIVTIEDTRELSLARYDENGVMINDVVHLLTKEEPNPVTMLDLLKLSLRLHPEILVPAEMRGKEALTVQEAGRTGHTVVSTLHANSARTAYDRILTMCLEAGTSLSEERLLKNIVEAFPVMVFKRQLPDKSRKYMEVFEATGVQNGEVTGSTLYQYVVDHYERDKEGRITRVVGSHRHMGNISPALAERLLIGGVPEREIRRFMEGGAA, from the coding sequence ATGAACAGCAAATTTTCTGTAAACGACCTGATATACCGCGCCAACAAACGGCGTTCCGACAGCGGGGAAAGCAGTAAGGCACAGGATTACGGGGAAATTCTCGATAAGCTCCAACGGCTGATCGCCAAGCACCATTCCGCAGAGCTTGCCGAAGTGCTGTATTCCAAAGAGGCCGAAGGAAAGCTCAAAGACCTTATCATGCGGTACTTAAATCAGGAACAGTTGGTTGCCAAAGACCTGCGCAACATTTCCGAGCTGGTGGACGCCGTTTATTACGACATGGCCGGAATGGGCCTGTTATCCCCTTATTTGCAGGATGCGGACACGGAGGAAATCAACATTGACGGCTCCGGGGGTGTTTGGGTACTCTACCGGGACAAAAAAATACGCCTGAAGGAAACCTTCAGCAATGCGGAAGCCTGTGCGAATATCGTGCGGAAAATGAGCCGCTTCGGAAATGTCATTCTGGACGGCTCCAAACCCCTTGGGGACAGCTTCATTGCCAAAGGCATCCGTATGTCGGGAGCCATTACCCCTTGCGTTGACCCAGATGCAGGGGCTATCGCTTCCATCAGAAAGCAAAAGCCCCTGCTGATTACAAGGGAAAACCTGATTGAATGGGAAACCGCAACCCCCGATGAACTGGATTTTCTAACCATGTGCGTGAATCATGGTGTATCCATCGGAATTGCCGGAGCTACTGGAAGCGGAAAAACCGCCGACATGGGCTATATTCTAAGCTGTGTCCCCGAAGCAAAGCGTATCGTCACCATTGAGGATACCCGCGAATTGTCGCTGGCGCGGTATGACGAAAACGGCGTGATGATAAATGACGTGGTTCATCTTCTCACAAAGGAAGAACCCAATCCCGTTACCATGCTGGATTTATTGAAACTCTCCCTGCGGCTCCACCCGGAAATCCTTGTGCCTGCGGAAATGAGAGGAAAAGAAGCGTTGACGGTTCAGGAAGCCGGACGTACCGGGCATACCGTTGTCAGCACCTTACACGCCAACAGCGCCCGGACAGCCTATGACCGTATTTTAACCATGTGTTTAGAGGCCGGAACCTCACTTTCCGAGGAACGGCTATTAAAAAACATTGTGGAAGCCTTTCCGGTGATGGTGTTCAAACGGCAGTTACCGGATAAGTCCCGCAAATACATGGAAGTGTTTGAGGCCACGGGGGTACAAAACGGCGAAGTCACCGGAAGCACCCTGTATCAGTATGTGGTTGACCATTATGAAAGAGACAAGGAGGGCCGGATTACAAGGGTTGTCGGCAGTCACCGCCACATGGGGAATATTTCTCCGGCTCTTGCCGAACGGTTGTTAATCGGCGGCGTTCCCGAAAGGGAGATCCGCCGCTTCATGGAAGGAGGCGCGGCATGA
- a CDS encoding prepilin peptidase has protein sequence MIALLCAVPLLWAAIMDYQKRIIPDWTWIVLVLIGLVSAFLLPAPALYERIAGLLLPGICLLLLAVRYGGIGGGDIKLTAATGFCFGLNALALILFFALIPACIYAAATRQRSVPLAVFLCTGAFVYMGICFAVLR, from the coding sequence ATGATTGCGTTACTATGCGCCGTCCCTCTGCTATGGGCGGCGATTATGGATTACCAAAAGCGGATTATCCCTGACTGGACATGGATTGTCCTTGTTCTGATCGGGCTTGTATCCGCTTTTTTGCTGCCCGCCCCGGCTTTGTATGAGCGAATCGCGGGATTGCTCCTGCCGGGGATCTGCCTGTTACTGCTTGCCGTGCGGTATGGCGGGATTGGCGGCGGCGACATTAAGCTGACGGCGGCAACGGGCTTCTGCTTCGGGCTGAACGCTCTTGCTCTCATTCTCTTTTTTGCCCTGATACCCGCCTGTATCTATGCGGCCGCAACACGGCAACGGAGCGTACCACTGGCGGTGTTTCTGTGTACCGGCGCTTTTGTCTATATGGGGATTTGCTTCGCCGTACTGCGTTGA
- a CDS encoding VirB6/TrbL-like conjugal transfer protein, CD1112 family, whose amino-acid sequence MDFLTDWITNWLKGVLIDGIMGNLNGLFDNVNNQVGEIANQVGTTPGNWNPGVFSLIRQLSETVVLPIAGLVLTFVMCYELIQMIIDRNNLHDIDTWMFFKWVFKTFAAVLILSNTFNIVMAVFDVAQSVVNRAGGLIGGSTAVSPDMLNTLEAQLTTMDIGPLLGLWLQTGIIGVTMNALNIVIFVIVYGRMIEIYMLTSLAPIPFATVVNRELGSTGQNYFKSLMAVGFQGLLILVCVGIYAVLIQSIAVSGDPIGAVWTVVGYTVLLCFTLFKTGSLAKSILGAH is encoded by the coding sequence ATGGATTTTCTCACCGACTGGATTACCAATTGGCTGAAAGGCGTACTTATTGACGGCATTATGGGGAACCTGAACGGCCTTTTTGACAACGTAAACAACCAGGTCGGAGAGATTGCAAACCAAGTGGGAACTACGCCGGGGAATTGGAACCCCGGCGTGTTCTCCCTCATACGGCAGCTTTCCGAAACGGTTGTCTTACCGATTGCCGGATTGGTTCTTACTTTTGTCATGTGCTACGAGCTGATCCAGATGATTATTGACCGGAACAACCTGCATGACATTGATACATGGATGTTCTTCAAATGGGTATTCAAAACCTTTGCCGCCGTGCTGATCCTGTCCAATACCTTTAATATCGTCATGGCAGTATTTGATGTGGCGCAAAGCGTCGTAAACCGCGCCGGAGGACTGATTGGCGGCAGTACGGCGGTCAGCCCGGATATGTTAAATACGTTGGAAGCCCAATTAACAACAATGGACATAGGCCCGCTGCTTGGCTTATGGCTCCAGACCGGTATTATCGGTGTCACCATGAACGCGCTGAATATTGTGATTTTCGTAATCGTATATGGCCGGATGATAGAAATATACATGCTGACCAGTTTAGCGCCCATCCCCTTTGCCACGGTGGTAAACCGTGAGCTTGGAAGCACAGGCCAGAACTATTTCAAATCTTTAATGGCGGTCGGCTTTCAAGGGCTTCTCATTCTGGTATGCGTCGGCATTTACGCTGTGCTGATCCAGAGCATTGCCGTAAGCGGCGATCCCATCGGCGCGGTATGGACGGTAGTTGGCTACACGGTGCTGTTGTGCTTCACGCTCTTTAAGACCGGAAGTCTTGCCAAATCTATTCTGGGAGCGCATTAG
- a CDS encoding SpoVG family protein yields MSNEKTTAGQAPEQEAAPILPIKLDVSVRPIEPKGNLVGFASLKINDSFVIDDFKVLQSDKGIFVGMPSKPDKNSKTGYRDTARPITKEFRAELTEAVTAAYRAEVEKLQARAAAVTTPEKQSIPKQLAEGAKQAAKENAARPAPAKTSKTKNAER; encoded by the coding sequence ATGAGTAACGAAAAAACGACAGCCGGGCAGGCCCCGGAACAGGAGGCCGCCCCCATCCTTCCGATCAAGCTGGATGTTTCTGTCCGGCCCATTGAACCGAAGGGAAATCTTGTAGGCTTTGCAAGCCTTAAAATCAATGACAGCTTTGTGATTGACGATTTTAAGGTGTTGCAGAGTGACAAAGGCATTTTTGTGGGGATGCCGAGCAAACCGGATAAGAACAGCAAGACCGGCTATCGGGACACCGCCCGGCCCATTACCAAGGAATTTCGCGCGGAGCTGACCGAGGCGGTGACAGCGGCTTACCGTGCGGAGGTTGAAAAATTGCAGGCCCGCGCCGCCGCTGTTACTACCCCGGAAAAGCAGTCTATCCCGAAGCAACTTGCCGAGGGTGCGAAACAGGCGGCAAAGGAGAACGCCGCCCGTCCTGCCCCCGCAAAGACCAGTAAAACGAAAAATGCGGAACGGTGA
- a CDS encoding DUF4320 family protein, with protein sequence MNKKHRGMRGRFSPPLPFKKLLSNQNGSSYFDLMVKTLVVITLMLTVISFLSVFTTYLNLNHICRRVVRVVELEGQVSDRANDVFYRLKQQTGLSPDMTVEDVEYCDGQKIQLRDTFTITMTYSYPFTIFTPSFAPPVEIQIPMKVSISGMSEHYWKLPE encoded by the coding sequence ATGAACAAGAAGCACCGGGGCATGAGGGGGAGATTTTCTCCCCCTTTGCCTTTTAAGAAGCTGCTTTCCAATCAAAACGGAAGCAGTTATTTTGACCTGATGGTGAAAACCCTTGTGGTGATTACGCTTATGCTCACCGTCATTTCTTTTCTTAGCGTTTTTACCACTTACTTAAATCTCAATCATATCTGCCGCCGCGTGGTGCGGGTGGTGGAACTGGAAGGGCAGGTTTCCGACCGGGCCAACGATGTTTTTTACCGCCTCAAACAGCAGACGGGGCTTTCCCCGGATATGACCGTTGAGGATGTGGAGTATTGTGACGGACAGAAAATCCAGCTACGGGACACCTTCACCATCACAATGACCTATAGCTACCCATTTACCATCTTCACGCCGTCTTTTGCGCCCCCGGTGGAAATTCAGATTCCGATGAAGGTCAGCATCAGCGGCATGTCGGAGCATTACTGGAAGCTCCCGGAATGA
- the cpaB gene encoding Flp pilus assembly protein CpaB: MKLLKNRIFLSALCLILASAVSFLLLPRFYADKSATVTVLRAAQDIPAGTELTENQLVSVEVGSYGLPEGVINDKAQLIGKVAQTAIAKGDYLFPQKVGDYLADALLDRIVKNNQRLVTVSVPSIAAGLSSHLLAGDIVTVAVFLESTADGQDSSPQVILYPELKSLEVYSVENAKTQDTAEMREQLKESQSGSSDPVVKAVTLIVTEAQAKKLIEAEYTGKLHLIFEKRGVSIHEQ, encoded by the coding sequence TTGAAGCTACTCAAAAATCGTATCTTTTTAAGCGCCCTTTGCCTCATTCTGGCGTCGGCTGTGTCCTTTTTGCTTTTGCCGCGCTTCTATGCGGATAAGAGCGCAACGGTCACAGTTTTGCGGGCTGCACAGGACATTCCCGCAGGTACGGAGCTTACGGAAAACCAGCTTGTCAGTGTAGAGGTTGGCAGCTACGGCTTGCCGGAGGGCGTGATAAACGACAAGGCACAACTGATCGGCAAGGTGGCGCAGACCGCCATTGCCAAGGGGGATTATCTTTTTCCCCAAAAGGTGGGCGACTACCTTGCCGATGCATTGCTTGACCGTATTGTGAAAAACAATCAGCGGCTTGTTACCGTCAGCGTTCCGAGTATCGCCGCAGGACTTTCCTCCCATCTGCTGGCAGGGGATATTGTCACCGTAGCCGTCTTTTTGGAAAGCACCGCAGACGGGCAGGATTCGTCCCCGCAGGTCATTCTTTATCCAGAGCTAAAGAGCTTGGAGGTATACAGCGTAGAAAATGCCAAGACGCAGGACACCGCTGAAATGCGGGAACAGCTAAAGGAAAGCCAGTCCGGCTCCAGCGACCCGGTAGTAAAGGCGGTCACGCTCATTGTAACGGAGGCACAGGCCAAAAAGCTCATTGAAGCCGAGTATACAGGTAAATTGCATCTGATTTTCGAGAAACGGGGGGTGAGTATCCATGAGCAGTAA
- a CDS encoding DUF7007 domain-containing protein: MFNNPENSPWGKVQTCDVLCPGVFLVSTASHGGTMVSKEVSALLSHAAQKCGFKQGGYLCFEEDCQENVVLRELLDKKLWSVPDRIKDKAAFEENINKSIREYNPEYWRARQAGLEKAPARQSVPAHSAER, from the coding sequence ATGTTCAATAACCCCGAAAACTCGCCGTGGGGAAAGGTGCAAACCTGTGATGTGCTTTGTCCCGGCGTGTTCCTTGTCAGCACCGCCAGCCACGGCGGTACGATGGTTTCCAAGGAGGTTTCGGCTCTGCTTTCCCATGCGGCTCAAAAATGCGGCTTTAAGCAGGGCGGCTATCTCTGCTTTGAGGAAGATTGTCAGGAAAATGTTGTTCTGCGGGAGCTTTTGGATAAAAAGCTGTGGAGCGTTCCCGACCGTATCAAGGACAAAGCGGCCTTTGAGGAAAACATCAACAAGTCCATCCGGGAGTACAACCCGGAATACTGGCGGGCGCGTCAGGCAGGGCTTGAAAAAGCCCCGGCCCGGCAGAGTGTTCCGGCTCACAGCGCCGAACGTTAA
- a CDS encoding Maff2 family mobile element protein, which yields MQFFTSAVNTLQTLVVALGAGLAVWGVINLLEGYGSDNPAAKSQGIKQLMAGGGVILLGTTLVPLLSGLF from the coding sequence ATGCAATTCTTTACAAGTGCAGTAAATACCCTGCAAACCCTTGTCGTAGCCCTTGGCGCGGGCCTTGCCGTATGGGGCGTTATTAACCTTCTGGAAGGGTACGGGTCAGATAACCCTGCCGCAAAATCTCAAGGGATCAAGCAGCTCATGGCAGGAGGCGGCGTTATCCTTTTGGGTACTACCCTTGTGCCGCTGCTGTCCGGCCTGTTTTAA